The following coding sequences lie in one Ictalurus furcatus strain D&B chromosome 7, Billie_1.0, whole genome shotgun sequence genomic window:
- the LOC128610483 gene encoding centrosomal protein of 55 kDa-like, with protein sequence MGFKGAMKTFSKKLGFKSSGSKAVEAELEKLKKENAQLRMTLEDMSKQNGRLYPACPESDEAKMLEVPSGEIAILKEQLQDAQEKNQKWKVYDHERESRMQWNLARRIELEQQLNQAQRTLEQQHEETKSEGQSPASMQQEKQLQKSQREMEEERKRASRLQVELVELKAKYEEKSREVVRVQEELQVERRSWRQTLALRHEDQKRMAVLEQQIQLSARDFENEKQDRQSLQHLLHKVLKELRKARDQITRLESAEIHVHQSITFKKKKLQRETRFSEPSSCTRLDLDKTTNQDRILNPTSPLKSSNTLDERFLDCPICRASYPVSQHRKLLEHIDYCFN encoded by the exons ATGGGATTTAAAGGAGCCATGAAAACGTTTTCAAAGAAACTAGGATTTAAAAGCAGTGGCTCAAAGGCTGTAGAAGCTGAACTTGAGAAATTAAAGAAGGAAAATGCCCAGCTGAGGATGACCTTGGAGGACATGTCGAAACAAAATGGAAGGCTTTATCCTGCATGTCCTGAGTCAGATGAAGCCAAGATGCTGGAG GTTCCTTCAGGTGAGATCGCCATTCTCAAGGAGCAACTGCAAGAT GCTcaggaaaaaaatcagaaatggaAAGTTTATGACCATGAGAGAGAGTCCCGTATGCAGTGGAATCTGGCCAGACGTATAGAGCTCGAGCAGCAGTTAAACCAAGCCCAGCGAACACTAGAACAACAGCACGAAGAGACCAAATCAGAAG GTCAGTCACCTGCCTCCATGCAGCAGGAGAAGCAGCTGCAGAAGAGCCagagggagatggaggaggaacGCAAAAGAGCGAGCCGCCTACAGGTCGAGTTGGTGGAGCTGAAAGCCAAGTATGAAGAGAAGAGCCGTGAGGTGGTGCGAGTCCAGGAGGAGCTGCAAGTGGAGCGTAGAAGTTGGCGACAAACTTTAGCTTTACGGCATGAAGATCAGAAAAGAATGGCTGTTTTAGAGCAACAG ATCCAATTGTCTGCTAGAGACTTTGAGAACGAGAAACAGGACCGACAAAGTCTACAGCACCTGCTCCACAAAGTGCTGAAGGAGCTTCGCAAGGCTAGAGACCAAATCACACGCTTGGAGTCGGCGGAAATCCACGTTCACCAAAGtatcacttttaaaaaaaag AAACTGCAGCGAGAAACTCGGTTCTCTGAGCCAAGCTCATGCACCAGGCTGGATTTGGATAAGACGACCAATCAGGACCGTATCCTGAACCCCACATCTCCATTAAAGAGCTCCAACACATTGGATGAGCGCTTTCTGGACTGTCCCATCTGCAGGGCCTCATACCCTGTCAGCCAGCACAGAAAGCTCCTTGAACACATTGACTACTGCTTTAATTAA
- the LOC128610486 gene encoding zinc finger and SCAN domain-containing protein 22-like: MDTLLRLTKRWLQPDMHSASEVVERVAVDQFLRTLPPTEHQAVGMRAPRELLTALEHTLTTLALGKEGQHQQGHPDYGAPRDEPSPTEPDHVTLKKTQKTWPAGRVLPTLDRPKPPQRAKGSTSATGLPGPRRGGRRDRR; encoded by the coding sequence ATGGACACCCTCCTGCGCCTCaccaagaggtggctccagcctGACATGCACTCTGCCtctgaggttgtagagagggTGGCTGTGGACCAGTTCCTGAGGACCTTGCCACCCACAGAACACCAGGCCGTGGGGATGCGAGCCCCCAGGGAACTATTGACTGCCCTGGAACACACCCTGACCACCCTGGCACTCGGCAAAGAGGGACAGCACCAGCAAGGCCACCCGGACTACGGGGCGCCCCGGGACGAGCCCAGCCCGACCGAACCAGACCATGTGACACTGAAGAAGACCCAGAAAACCTGGCCGGCAGGACGTGTCCTCCCCACGCTGGATCGGCCAAAACCGCCGCAGCGAGCGAAAGGAAGCACGAGTGCAACAGGCCTACCTGGCCCGAGGCGAGGTGGACGCCGGGACAGAAGGTAA